In Mycolicibacterium gadium, the genomic window GGTGATCTCGCAGTGAACGGCACGGTCAACGATCTGGCGATGGCTGGAGCACGGCCGATGGTGCTCTCCACTGCGTTCATTCTCGAAGAGGGCACTTCCCTGGATGAGCTCGCACATGTCGCCCAGGCGGTGGGAACCGCGGCGATGGCGGCAGGCGTCAAGTTGGTCACCGGCGATACCAAAGTGGTCGATGCCGGCCACGGGGACGGCGTCTACATCAACACAGCGGGCATCGGTCTGATCGACGAGCGAGCGGACATCCGGCCGCAGCGCGCCACGGCGGGCGACGTCGTGATCGTCAGCGGGGACATCGGAGTACACGGTGTCGCGGTGATGAGCTGTCGAGAAGGATTGGAGTTCGGTACCACCGTCGCGAGCGACACCGCCCCACTGCACGGGCTGGTCGCCGCGATGATCGACACGGGCGCCGACATCCACGTGCTGCGCGATCCGACCAGGGGTGGCGTCGCGGCGACGCTGAACGAGATCGCCAAGACGGCCCGGGTCGGAATCTCGCTGGACGAACGGGCATTCCCGATTCCGGCCGAGGTGCGCGATGCATGCGGTCTGCTGGGTCTCGACCCGCTCTACGTGGCCAACGAAGGCAAGCTGGTCGCGTTCGTGCCACCGGCAGACGCCGATCGAGTGCTCGCCGCCATGCAAACACATCCGCTCGGCGGCCATGCCACGGTGATCGGTCGCTGTGTCGCCGAGCACCCCGGGATGGTGTCCGCCAAGACAGCACTGGGCGGCACCCGCGTCGTCGACCTGCCCATCGGCGAACAACTACCGCGGATCTGCTGAATGAGCGGGCACGAGACCTTTGCCTGCTACGCCTTCCCGCCGAACGAACTGGGCTATTGCGGACCCGCTGATGTTGCTCATACCGAGTTGGCCTCATATGCGCGCGAATTCGACGGTGCGTGGCCGTATCTGCAGGCCATTGCCGATGCCGCGGGGATTGCCGATCCGCTCGATGACGACGTCGTACGCAGCTATTGGATCGGCGGATCCTTGCTGGACAAGGTCGACCCCGCCGAGTTGTTGTCACGTCTGCGTAGCGCCTTCGCCGGCCAGGTCACCGGACTGCTGGGCGATCTAGGAGAGCACGCGCACGCATTGGCGCACCACAGCTTTCACGTGTTCGTCGTCTACCCGTGGATCCGTTTCCTTGATCGCGATCCGGCGACGCCGGTGCGGGTCATGCAGGATTGCCGGATTCGCTGGGGCACCGTCGACTCAGTAACGGGCGAGGAAGCCGAGATAGTCTGTCGCCCCTTGTCATTCGACTCCGGTGAGCTGACGCTGGCAGATCCGCGCGTCGAATCGGTGCGCTGGAGCAAGAACGGCGAATCCTTGGGCCCACCGCCGGCTCCCGGAGACCTGGTATCGGCACACTGGGACTGGGTGTGCGGGGCGCTGAGCGACGCTGATGCGGACGCGTTGGCCGTAGCGACACAGGTGACACTCGACCTGGTCAACGCCGCCAGACGGGCCTGAGGGTCACCACTGGTCGCGCGGGACGTCGAAATCCGCGCACAGCGCGCGCCAGACATCACGCGGGTCGACGCCATCCTCGATGGCCTGCGCGGGCGTGCGCCCGTCGAGACCAGTCAAGACGTGGTCAACGAGCAACGACGCGCCGCGCACCGACCCGAACTGTCCCTCGACGAGTTCGTTGAATTCCGTCAACCGCACGTCGCCCAACCTACGCCGTCGGCCCGACCGCTTCATGGCACACCCGTACCGGATCGTCGACGTCGGCCAGGGTGGCGCCTGCGTCTCGCGCGGCCTCACGATACGACGGTGACGACAGCACCTCACGCACCGCGGCCGACAATCCCTCGGCGGTCAAAGGGCGAACCAGCACCCCACTACCTTGGCGCACAACGCGATTGGCGATCTCCCATTGGTCACCACCGCCGGGCACCGCCACGAGGGGTACACCCGCGAGCAGTGACTTGGACACGATGCCGTGCCCGCCACCGCAGATCACCACGTCGGCGCTCGACAGCAGTACGTCCTGGCGACCCAGCCCGACCGCGGCCCACGGCGGCACCGGCGCAGCGGGGCCGCCCAGCCGCGACACCACGACCCGCGACCCCTCGGGAAGGGCCTCGCCGGGGATCAGGGTGTCCAGGGCAAGTTCGGCCAGACCGTGGGCACCGGTCGCCGCCGTCGACGGCGCGACGACCACCAGCGGGCCGGAGCCGGGCGGAATCGGCAGTTCCGACGACGTGGGTTCGAAGTGCAGGGGCCCGACGATCACCGCCTCGGACGGCCAGTCGGGGCGCGGCATCTCCAGGGCGGGCAGCGTGGCGATCAGCCGTCGCCGCGGGCCCGGGTCGACTGCGGGCAAACCGATTTCAACCCGCGCCGCCTGCCGCTGCCGCAGTCCCTCGCGCCATGACCGGGCGGACATCGCCCGTAACACCGTGTCGCGGACCTTGCCGCGGATGCCGACGCCGGGCGCCAGCCCGCTGCCGATCGGCGGAAGGCCCTTCGACGGTCGATACAGCGGCTGGGGGTTCAGTTCGACCCAGGGCAGGCCAAGAAGGTCGGCGGCGAACGCGCCGGCGACGGTGATGACATCCGACACCACCAGGTCCGGTGCCAGCTCGGTCAGCTGTGGTCCGTTGAGCACCGCCATCCGAGCCGCCCGTTGGTTGATCTTGGCGCCTGCGTCGGCGTCGTCGTCGGCTTCGGTCGCGTCCAGGCCGAGGAGTTCAACCGCGTCCACGCCTGCCGATCTGGCCACGCCCAGCCGCTGTGCGCCGGTCAAAAGTCTCGGTGAATCCCCGTTGGCCAGAAAGCGAAGGCACAGCGCAATGGCCGGAAAGGCGTGCCCGGGATCGGGTCCGGCAACGACCGCGACGCGCATTGGGCCTACCATGCCATAGCGCTGCCCCATAGTCTGAAGGCATGACCGACCAGGCATCTGGAGTACGACCCGACCTCGACAACGTCCGTGTCGTAGAGACGTTCCTCTACGCACTTCAGGACGAGGACTTCGACACCCTCGACCGTTCGCTGGCGGACACCATCGAATGGCAGAACGTCGGATTCCCTACCATCAGGGGCCGCGAACGCATCGTCGGCATGATGAGACGGGGCGAAGGCCGCATGGGCTTCGAGGTGAAGAT contains:
- a CDS encoding glycosyltransferase, which encodes MRVAVVAGPDPGHAFPAIALCLRFLANGDSPRLLTGAQRLGVARSAGVDAVELLGLDATEADDDADAGAKINQRAARMAVLNGPQLTELAPDLVVSDVITVAGAFAADLLGLPWVELNPQPLYRPSKGLPPIGSGLAPGVGIRGKVRDTVLRAMSARSWREGLRQRQAARVEIGLPAVDPGPRRRLIATLPALEMPRPDWPSEAVIVGPLHFEPTSSELPIPPGSGPLVVVAPSTAATGAHGLAELALDTLIPGEALPEGSRVVVSRLGGPAAPVPPWAAVGLGRQDVLLSSADVVICGGGHGIVSKSLLAGVPLVAVPGGGDQWEIANRVVRQGSGVLVRPLTAEGLSAAVREVLSSPSYREAARDAGATLADVDDPVRVCHEAVGPTA
- the hypE gene encoding hydrogenase expression/formation protein HypE, which codes for MESWVCPAPLRNSPNIVMGHGGGGAMSAELIEHLFLPAFGPAADAAMGDSAVLEVGNVRLAFSTDSFVVKPLAFPGGTIGDLAVNGTVNDLAMAGARPMVLSTAFILEEGTSLDELAHVAQAVGTAAMAAGVKLVTGDTKVVDAGHGDGVYINTAGIGLIDERADIRPQRATAGDVVIVSGDIGVHGVAVMSCREGLEFGTTVASDTAPLHGLVAAMIDTGADIHVLRDPTRGGVAATLNEIAKTARVGISLDERAFPIPAEVRDACGLLGLDPLYVANEGKLVAFVPPADADRVLAAMQTHPLGGHATVIGRCVAEHPGMVSAKTALGGTRVVDLPIGEQLPRIC
- a CDS encoding DUF3046 domain-containing protein translates to MRLTEFNELVEGQFGSVRGASLLVDHVLTGLDGRTPAQAIEDGVDPRDVWRALCADFDVPRDQW
- a CDS encoding DUF6390 family protein: MSGHETFACYAFPPNELGYCGPADVAHTELASYAREFDGAWPYLQAIADAAGIADPLDDDVVRSYWIGGSLLDKVDPAELLSRLRSAFAGQVTGLLGDLGEHAHALAHHSFHVFVVYPWIRFLDRDPATPVRVMQDCRIRWGTVDSVTGEEAEIVCRPLSFDSGELTLADPRVESVRWSKNGESLGPPPAPGDLVSAHWDWVCGALSDADADALAVATQVTLDLVNAARRA
- a CDS encoding limonene-1,2-epoxide hydrolase family protein; translated protein: MTDQASGVRPDLDNVRVVETFLYALQDEDFDTLDRSLADTIEWQNVGFPTIRGRERIVGMMRRGEGRMGFEVKIHRIAAEGNAVLTERTDAVVFGPLRIQFWVCGTFEVHAGRITLWRDYFDTLDFLKGTVRGVAATVFPSLRATM